From the genome of Haloplanus vescus:
CCTCGTCATCCTGACCGTCGCGGCCAAGACGGCGAGCGCCCGCGTCGGCGAGTACCTCCCGCGCCCGGCCATCATCATCGGCCTCGGCCTCGTCGCCAGCCTCCAGCCCGCCGGAGCCACCGTCACCTTCGTCGCCGACACCGGCCTCGTCCTCCGTGGCGTCGCCGCCGCGGGGGTCGGCGTCGGCTTCGCGATGCTCGTCGCGGCGCTCGGTCCGGTCCTACAGGAGTCGGTCGACCTTGACCTGTTCCGCTTCGGGAGCGCCGTCGCCCTCGGGATGCTCGCGCTCTCGGTCCTCGGACTGATGCCCACCGACGCCCCCGTCGCACTCGGCGTCCTCTGTGTGACCGCGGTGTTCTCGTTCGACCCGGCCACGAAGGGCGACGACGCGGCGGCCGACGCCGAGGACGATACCGACGCCGAGGAAGAAGCCGAGGCGGACGACGAGTCGCCCGGTCCCGACGCCGACGACGCGCAACCCTCGCCGTTCCCCGTCGAGGACGACCAGCGCGCCCCGTGGCTGTAGCGGGCTTCGGGTTTTTAACCGCTGGACGGTAATTGTCGTCTATGAGCGACCGCACGCGCGCCCGAGTCTTCGTCTCCGGGCGAGTTCAGGGCGTCTACTACCGAGCGAACACGCGCGACGCAGCGCGCGCGAGAGACGTCAACGGATGGGTTCGGAATCTGGCCGACGGCCGTGTCGAAGCCGTCTTCGAGGGGTCCGAATCCGCCGTCGAGGAGATGATTGAGTGGTGTCACACCGGCAGTCCGGCCGCCACCGTCGACGACGTCGACGTGCGCTACGAGGAACCAGAGGGCGAGTCGGCGTTCGAAATCCGCCGATGACTCCCGGCCGGTGACTTCGCTCGTCAAACGCGTCGTCGGCGCGGTTGGCGGTGTCGGCCTCGCTGTCGCTCTCGGCGCGGGGTATCTCATCGTTCGCGGCCCGTTCCTCGACGGAGCAACCCTCGCGCCCCGACCACTCCTCGCCGCACTCGGCGCGTTCATCGTCGGCGTCGCCATCGCGGCATGGGGGCTGACGCGCTACGCGCGCTTCTAACGGTCGTCGTCTCGGTGCCCGGCCGAGACGGGGTGGAAGACGGCGGCGACGACGACGCCAGCCGCACCGGGGTCCTCGTCGACGACGCGTTCGACCACTTTCGTCTCGCGCTCGCCGGTCCAGTTCCAGTCGCGGACCCTGTGGGCGTCGTCGAGGTTCGCGTCGAGTAACTGCTCGCAGGCGTCGGCGGTGGGCGCCTCGTTCTCCATGAAGACGCCGCCCTCGTCGGCCAGCTCCCAGCCGAGACCGGCGGCGATTCGCTCGCCGGGCGTCGCGGACGTGTTCGACGCGAGCACCGTCGCGACGAGGTCACCGGTCGTCCACCGACCGGGTTCGAGTTCGCCGACGCGGTCGACCGTCGCTCCTTCGGGGACGATAGAGGAGAGTTCGACCAGATTGTAGTTGTGCACGTTCGCACCGCTCAGGGCGGCGTCGAACGCGCCGAGTTCCGTCGTCGCCGTCCCCGTTCCCCACACCAACTCGATCGGCATGCTGATACCCGCGATTCGCCGCTGGCGGCTTTAGGACTTACTACTCGACCGAATCGACCCCGGGTTTTAACCTCCGATAGCCTGTCGTTGCATATCGACCATGCAGGACTACCTCATCCTCCGCGAACTCGACGAACCCATCAGCCGTGCCGACCTTGACGCCGCCGCCGAGAAGTCCGGCGAGGCGCTCGAAGCCCTCCGCGACGAAGGCGTCGACATCCGCTGGGTCGACTCCGAGGTGCTGACCAACGACGACGGCGACGTGACCGGGACCTTCTGTCACTATCAGGCCGAGAGCGAGGACGCGGTGCGCGAACACGCCGACCGCGCCGGACTCCCCGCCACGCGCATCGACCGGCAGGGCGAACCGCTCGCCGGCGAGGACTGAACGGTCCGTCATCGGCGAAAGGCATCCTTCAAGTCCCCCCACCTCCAA
Proteins encoded in this window:
- a CDS encoding DUF4242 domain-containing protein gives rise to the protein MQDYLILRELDEPISRADLDAAAEKSGEALEALRDEGVDIRWVDSEVLTNDDGDVTGTFCHYQAESEDAVREHADRAGLPATRIDRQGEPLAGED
- a CDS encoding pyruvoyl-dependent arginine decarboxylase yields the protein MPIELVWGTGTATTELGAFDAALSGANVHNYNLVELSSIVPEGATVDRVGELEPGRWTTGDLVATVLASNTSATPGERIAAGLGWELADEGGVFMENEAPTADACEQLLDANLDDAHRVRDWNWTGERETKVVERVVDEDPGAAGVVVAAVFHPVSAGHRDDDR
- a CDS encoding DUF5794 domain-containing protein produces the protein MSVSQHPVALRLEQQVGGATKLLATVMLLPLLDGIFPALILAGALTFPFGILETGLLIFGGSATVAVVLAEMDGSPRERMRTIALVGVVLLPAAAVEAALAPTVESLIDMAVFHRFAGLVILTVAAKTASARVGEYLPRPAIIIGLGLVASLQPAGATVTFVADTGLVLRGVAAAGVGVGFAMLVAALGPVLQESVDLDLFRFGSAVALGMLALSVLGLMPTDAPVALGVLCVTAVFSFDPATKGDDAAADAEDDTDAEEEAEADDESPGPDADDAQPSPFPVEDDQRAPWL
- a CDS encoding acylphosphatase, whose translation is MSDRTRARVFVSGRVQGVYYRANTRDAARARDVNGWVRNLADGRVEAVFEGSESAVEEMIEWCHTGSPAATVDDVDVRYEEPEGESAFEIRR